The following are encoded in a window of Oncorhynchus mykiss isolate Arlee chromosome Y, USDA_OmykA_1.1, whole genome shotgun sequence genomic DNA:
- the LOC110510250 gene encoding serine rich and transmembrane domain containing 1 produces the protein MSGMDLSLEELNRTEISPDNGNFLRFSPTSVSTAAAAGTGLSSGRQENVYVYVWIFLSLLVFLLSMIIISLHRLKNVITSSSSLPDCSSEGGSSFTNMEICSISSQRSTVSSLSI, from the coding sequence ATGTCCGGTATGGACCTCTCATTGGAGGAGCTGAACAGAACCGAAATCTCCCCAGACAACGGAAACTTCCTGAGGTTCTCCCCCACCTCCGTTTCCACTGCAGCCGCGGCGGGGACAGGGTTGTCGTCGGGGCGACAGGAGAATGTTTATGTGTACGTGTGGATCTTCCTGAGTCTGCTGGTGTTCCTGCTGTCGATGATCATCATCTCCCTCCACAGGCTAAAGAATGTCattacatcctcctcctctttgcctGACTGCAGCAGTGAGGGGGGCAGCTCATTCACCAACATGGAGATCTGTAGTATATCTTCACAGAGGTCAACCGTGTCCTCACTGTCAatttga